In Pedobacter sp. W3I1, one DNA window encodes the following:
- a CDS encoding SusC/RagA family TonB-linked outer membrane protein yields the protein MRKIFTSLFFLCILLTGLSALAQVKTITGKITSADDGGPLPGASVKIKGTTTGTSTDGNGSFTIQVPSPNAVLVISLLGYKTQELTVGNKTSINAILASDTQELQEVTISTALGITRQAKSLGYAAQSVKSEDLNYNHQPNLLNALQGKIAGATISSTGGGPGQGASIRIRGVNSIDPNISGDPLYVIDGVQIDNSTSTTGANPDGTAFGSRGVTNRASDINPEDIETINILKGGAATALYGLRGANGVVVITTKRGKQNGVSVNFNSSYGFDEVLKSPAVQTEYTQGVLGVYTNPPGGIGPAWGPTIAEAKLIDPTHPDQLFNNYDRAFGTGQQVKNSLSVTGGSDAIKFFSSISQLYQKGMMPNTDNKNFSGRLNTDFTISPKFKASLNMNFTNSGGYTYSADRFGESLAYWSPRYDVADYQNADGSQKYFGTNNPIWGTANNRFKGDVNRFIGGASLSYDPAKWLNFSYRLGVDTYNDNRVRTARGPMYATEAMYDNAQGFYGEYNTKFRTINSTFVATLTSKLTDDITGTLRLGQELYDRKSKEIGTLGSILGVYDFFNLANAGVLTPTQTLKQKRLIGYFGEATFDYKNYLFLTVTGRNDITSTLPKANRSFFYPSASLSYVFSDQFKLPAVISQAKLRLSYARIGKDASEYSTFTGYSPYTSLPTGTGGLTIAPNLGNPDLRPEFTNTYEAGLEMSFFKNRLGFDFTYYYSLSKDQIIQTQISSAVGYLTKSINAGDIRNRGVELVLNGKPIVSKDFKWDVNVNLSANRNMVMSMPNGISEIVYGAARGYGNAGVTMKLIPGQPYGNIYGSYFNRYYGSTPEDPVVLDKNLPLLIGANGFPSISGGKQKLLGNSQPNYIIGMGNTFRYKNFSLNVLFDARLGFEKYNWLEDFYSAFGLPDYTADRRTVKVFDGVLANGQPNTKPVYMGQRIGPDNVDYGEGYYRIYYRNVSEPFVSDASWVRLRSASLTYNLPENWLPAKSIKNASLSVTGNNLWLWTKYYGVDPESSSYDSGSNNDGSAGFTYPSARTIMFTLNVGF from the coding sequence ATGAGAAAAATCTTTACTTCACTTTTTTTTCTGTGTATTTTACTTACAGGCCTTTCAGCTCTGGCCCAGGTAAAAACGATTACAGGGAAAATTACCTCTGCTGATGATGGAGGTCCCTTGCCTGGTGCAAGTGTGAAAATTAAAGGTACTACAACAGGTACCTCTACCGATGGGAATGGCAGTTTTACCATTCAGGTGCCATCACCAAATGCAGTGCTTGTAATTAGCCTTTTAGGATATAAAACACAAGAGCTTACTGTGGGTAATAAAACCAGCATCAATGCAATACTTGCTTCAGATACTCAGGAACTGCAGGAGGTAACCATCTCTACGGCTTTGGGTATTACCCGGCAGGCCAAATCTCTGGGTTATGCCGCACAGTCCGTTAAATCTGAAGATCTGAATTATAATCACCAGCCTAACTTACTTAATGCATTACAGGGTAAAATTGCCGGTGCTACAATCTCAAGTACTGGTGGTGGCCCTGGTCAGGGAGCAAGTATCCGGATCAGGGGGGTTAATTCCATTGATCCTAATATTTCTGGTGATCCTTTATATGTTATTGATGGGGTACAGATTGATAACTCTACCTCTACTACCGGGGCTAATCCCGATGGAACTGCATTTGGTTCAAGAGGCGTAACCAATAGGGCTTCAGACATTAATCCAGAGGATATTGAAACGATCAACATTTTAAAAGGAGGGGCAGCTACTGCGCTTTATGGATTAAGAGGTGCAAATGGCGTTGTGGTAATTACCACCAAAAGAGGTAAACAGAATGGTGTTAGTGTTAACTTCAACAGTAGTTACGGCTTTGATGAAGTGCTGAAATCTCCGGCAGTACAAACAGAATATACGCAGGGGGTTTTAGGTGTTTATACCAATCCGCCAGGAGGAATCGGACCGGCATGGGGCCCAACCATTGCCGAAGCGAAACTGATTGATCCGACTCACCCTGATCAATTGTTCAATAATTATGACCGTGCTTTTGGTACCGGGCAGCAGGTTAAAAATTCCCTCTCGGTTACCGGAGGAAGTGATGCGATTAAATTTTTCTCTTCTATTTCTCAGCTTTACCAAAAAGGGATGATGCCGAATACCGATAACAAAAACTTTTCGGGGCGTTTGAATACGGACTTTACGATCAGTCCAAAATTTAAGGCATCTCTAAATATGAATTTCACCAATTCTGGCGGATATACCTACAGTGCAGATCGTTTTGGTGAAAGTTTGGCTTATTGGTCGCCACGTTATGATGTAGCAGATTATCAGAATGCAGATGGCTCACAAAAATACTTTGGTACCAATAACCCGATATGGGGTACCGCGAATAACAGGTTTAAAGGTGATGTTAACCGTTTTATCGGTGGGGCAAGCTTAAGTTATGATCCTGCCAAATGGCTTAATTTTTCTTATCGTTTAGGTGTAGATACCTATAATGATAACCGTGTGCGCACCGCACGTGGACCGATGTATGCTACTGAAGCCATGTACGATAATGCTCAGGGTTTTTATGGTGAATACAATACTAAGTTTAGAACCATCAACAGCACTTTCGTTGCCACGCTTACCTCTAAACTAACAGATGATATTACCGGGACTTTAAGGCTTGGACAAGAACTTTACGACCGTAAGTCGAAAGAGATCGGTACTTTGGGCAGTATCCTCGGTGTGTACGATTTTTTTAATTTGGCTAACGCCGGCGTACTTACACCAACGCAGACCCTGAAACAAAAAAGACTGATCGGTTATTTTGGAGAAGCGACTTTTGATTACAAAAACTATCTTTTCTTAACCGTAACCGGAAGAAATGACATCACTTCTACGCTGCCAAAAGCAAACAGGTCATTTTTCTATCCTTCAGCAAGTTTAAGTTATGTCTTCTCTGATCAATTTAAGTTGCCTGCTGTTATTAGTCAGGCCAAGTTACGTTTGTCTTATGCAAGGATTGGAAAGGATGCATCCGAGTATTCTACATTTACCGGATATTCGCCTTATACCTCGCTACCAACAGGAACAGGAGGTTTAACCATTGCGCCAAATCTTGGTAATCCTGATCTTCGTCCTGAGTTTACCAATACCTACGAGGCTGGTTTAGAGATGTCGTTCTTTAAAAATCGTTTAGGTTTCGATTTTACGTACTATTATTCATTAAGCAAGGATCAGATCATCCAGACACAGATTTCTTCAGCTGTAGGTTATTTAACCAAATCAATCAATGCTGGCGACATCCGTAACAGAGGGGTAGAATTAGTGTTAAATGGTAAGCCTATTGTGTCAAAAGATTTCAAATGGGATGTAAATGTAAACCTGTCTGCCAATAGAAACATGGTAATGAGTATGCCTAATGGAATCTCAGAAATTGTATATGGTGCGGCAAGGGGATATGGCAACGCTGGGGTAACCATGAAACTGATCCCGGGGCAACCTTATGGCAATATTTATGGCAGTTATTTTAACCGTTATTATGGAAGTACGCCAGAAGATCCTGTAGTTCTCGATAAAAATCTGCCGTTGCTAATCGGTGCAAACGGATTCCCAAGCATTTCCGGCGGAAAACAAAAATTACTGGGTAATTCTCAGCCTAATTATATCATTGGTATGGGCAATACTTTCAGGTACAAAAATTTCAGCTTAAATGTATTGTTTGATGCTCGTTTAGGCTTTGAAAAATACAACTGGTTAGAAGATTTTTATTCAGCTTTCGGATTACCTGATTATACTGCTGATAGAAGAACGGTAAAAGTATTTGATGGGGTTTTGGCTAATGGACAACCAAACACAAAGCCGGTTTACATGGGACAGCGGATAGGACCAGATAATGTTGATTATGGTGAAGGATATTACCGCATCTACTACCGCAACGTTTCTGAACCGTTTGTAAGTGATGCCTCATGGGTACGTTTACGTTCTGCAAGTTTAACCTATAATTTACCGGAGAACTGGTTGCCTGCTAAATCAATCAAAAATGCTTCACTATCCGTTACCGGAAATAATTTATGGTTGTGGACAAAATATTACGGTGTAGATCCAGAATCAAGTTCTTATGATTCTGGTAGTAATAATGATGGCTCGGCAGGATTTACCTATCCTTCTGCCCGTACAATTATGTTTACACTTAATGTTGGTTTTTAA
- a CDS encoding SusD/RagB family nutrient-binding outer membrane lipoprotein, with protein MQKIIKYTLCTALIATLGLQGCKDDYFDKLSDNPNQVPAPTLNALLATSTYKIGNNNYLIGSIVAPYVQYTANPTANGAGDTYQAIDFSATWDALYFAMADANEMKKLATAQGSSEYKGVADVIIAYNLTLVNDLWGDAPFSQAFDINNLRPKYDKQQEVYNQANALLDEAIVELAKTNATVKLAPTSDLIYGKTPATERANWLKMAFALKARLLNKISKTSSYNPTAVLAALSNSFTANADDAGMATFKERNPWANVALSNSQQSLGGWLSEQLIDALNGVTFTVFDPRIEKITDKTVNNTYIGTVNGAGNRLPGANTTKDECYISSNSPWTSNTSPVLIVTYAELKFIEAEAYLNTDKTKAYAAYLAGISANMDKLTVSTTARDAYLANPVVNVGAAALTKDLIFKEKYIATYLNPEAWNDARRFDYKYKDFGMPANAALPTFIRRLDYPQGERSKNGSNVPADVLRTTKLWWDQ; from the coding sequence ATGCAAAAAATTATAAAATATACATTGTGCACAGCTTTAATTGCAACCCTAGGTTTGCAAGGCTGTAAAGACGATTATTTTGATAAGTTATCCGATAATCCGAATCAGGTTCCCGCGCCAACGCTCAATGCGCTGCTGGCTACATCAACTTACAAGATCGGGAATAACAATTACCTTATTGGAAGTATTGTTGCCCCTTATGTGCAATATACCGCCAATCCTACTGCCAATGGCGCTGGAGATACCTACCAGGCAATAGATTTTAGTGCTACCTGGGATGCACTTTATTTTGCGATGGCCGATGCTAATGAAATGAAAAAACTGGCAACAGCTCAAGGTTCAAGCGAATATAAAGGCGTAGCCGATGTAATTATTGCTTATAACCTTACCTTGGTTAATGATCTATGGGGAGATGCACCATTTTCACAGGCTTTTGATATCAATAATCTTCGGCCTAAATATGATAAACAGCAGGAGGTTTATAATCAGGCTAATGCACTTTTAGATGAAGCCATTGTTGAACTTGCCAAAACCAACGCAACAGTTAAGCTGGCACCTACCAGTGATTTAATTTATGGAAAAACGCCCGCAACCGAAAGAGCAAACTGGCTGAAAATGGCTTTTGCTTTAAAAGCCAGGCTATTGAACAAAATAAGTAAAACCAGTTCATATAATCCTACCGCAGTATTGGCAGCGTTGAGTAATTCCTTTACCGCAAATGCAGATGATGCAGGTATGGCAACTTTTAAAGAGCGTAATCCCTGGGCCAATGTGGCCCTATCTAATTCGCAGCAATCGTTGGGTGGATGGCTTTCTGAGCAGTTGATTGATGCCTTGAACGGTGTAACTTTTACCGTTTTCGATCCACGCATCGAAAAAATTACCGATAAAACCGTTAACAATACTTATATCGGAACTGTAAATGGTGCGGGTAATAGATTGCCTGGAGCAAATACAACCAAAGATGAGTGTTATATCTCAAGTAACTCTCCATGGACCAGCAATACTTCTCCGGTACTTATTGTTACCTATGCAGAGCTGAAATTTATTGAAGCTGAAGCTTATTTGAATACCGATAAAACGAAAGCCTATGCAGCATATTTGGCTGGTATTAGTGCAAATATGGATAAATTAACGGTTTCGACTACTGCAAGAGATGCTTATCTGGCAAATCCTGTAGTTAATGTTGGTGCTGCGGCTTTAACGAAAGACCTCATTTTTAAGGAAAAGTATATCGCAACCTATTTAAATCCTGAAGCCTGGAATGATGCCCGCCGTTTCGATTATAAGTACAAGGATTTTGGTATGCCGGCTAACGCTGCGCTTCCAACGTTTATTCGTCGCCTGGATTATCCTCAGGGCGAAAGAAGTAAAAATGGATCCAACGTTCCGGCAGATGTGTTAAGAACAACCAAATTGTGGTGGGATCAGTAA